One Tursiops truncatus isolate mTurTru1 chromosome 3, mTurTru1.mat.Y, whole genome shotgun sequence DNA segment encodes these proteins:
- the YJU2B gene encoding probable splicing factor YJU2B isoform X1 — translation MGERKGVNKYYPPDFNPTKHGSLNRYHNSHPLRERARKLSQGILIIRFEMPYNIWCDGCKNHIGMGVRYNAEKKKVGNYYTTPIYRFRMKCHLCVNYIEMQTDPANCDYVIVSGAQRKEERWDMADNEQVLTTEHEKKQKLETDAMFRLEHGEADRSTLKKALPTLSHIQEAQSAWKDDFALNSMLRKRFREKKKAMQEEEERDQALQAKASLDIPLVPETEDDRRLAALLKFHTLDSYEDKQKLKRTEIISRSWFPSSPGPGASSSKASSVLKKLSQNRRSAPTGSPITVGHLGIVRRRSREVPESPQHTAETPKSGEPRVPEGTAQDRPTSPRDCSQETAKTCKNSRPPGLEESCQDRPQPLPGSSQEAANPQDTPQPCSLSSSLVADYSGSESE, via the exons ATG GGTGAAAGGAAAGGCGTAAACAAGTACTACCCTCCGGATTTCAACCCTACAAAG CATGGCTCACTCAACAGATACCATAACAGCCACCCTCTTCGGGAGCGGGCTCGGAAGCTGTCCCAGGGCATCCTCATCATCAG ATTTGAGATGCCCTATAACATCTGGTGTGACGGCTGCAAGAATCACATCGGCATGG GTGTTCGttacaatgcagaaaagaagaaGGTTGGCAATTACTACACGACCCCGATCTACAG GTTCCGAATGAAATGCCACCTCTGCGTCAACTACATCGAGATGCAGACAGACCCCGCCAACTGCGACTACGTGATCGTGAGCGGCGCCCAGCGCAAGGAGGAGCGCTGGGACATGGCAGACAACGAGCAGGTGCTGACGACAG AGCACGAGAAGAAGCAGAAGCTGGAGACAGATGCCATGTTCCGACTGGAGCACGGTGAGGCCGACCGGAGCACGCTCAAGAAGGCCCTCCCCACCCTGAGCCACATCCAGGAGGCCCAGAGCGCCTGGAAGGACGACTTCGCCCTCAACAGCATGCTGCGGAAAAGGTTCCGG gaaaagaaaaaggccatgcaggaggaggaagagagggaccAGGCCCTGCAGGCCAAGGCAAGCCTGGACATCCCGCTGGTGCCGGAGACAGAGGATGACCGCAGGCTGGCCGCCCTGCTCAAGTTCCACACCCTAGACT catATGAGGACAAGCAGAAACTCAAGCGGACAGAGATCATCAGTCGCTCCTGGTTCCCCTCCAGCCCAGGACCTGGCGCCAGCAGCAGCAAAGCCAGCAGTGTCCTGAAGAAGCTGTCCCAGAACCGCAGATCTGCTCCCACTGGCTCCCCCATCACCGTGGGGCACCTGGGCATTGTGCGGCGGCGGTCCCGGGAGGTCCCAGAGAGCCCTCAGCACACAGCTGAGACCCCCAAGTCTGGGGAGCCACGGGTGCCGGAGGGGACCGCCCAGGACAGGCCCACATCCCCCAGAGACTGTTCTCAGGAGACAGCCAAGACGTGCAAGAACAGTAGGCCACCGGGGCTGGAGGAGAGCTGTCAGGAcaggccccagcccctgccaggcTCCTCCCAGGAGGCAGCCAACCCCCAGGACacaccc
- the YJU2B gene encoding probable splicing factor YJU2B isoform X2 gives MAHSTDTITATLFGSGLGSCPRASSSSGVRYNAEKKKVGNYYTTPIYRFRMKCHLCVNYIEMQTDPANCDYVIVSGAQRKEERWDMADNEQVLTTEHEKKQKLETDAMFRLEHGEADRSTLKKALPTLSHIQEAQSAWKDDFALNSMLRKRFREKKKAMQEEEERDQALQAKASLDIPLVPETEDDRRLAALLKFHTLDSYEDKQKLKRTEIISRSWFPSSPGPGASSSKASSVLKKLSQNRRSAPTGSPITVGHLGIVRRRSREVPESPQHTAETPKSGEPRVPEGTAQDRPTSPRDCSQETAKTCKNSRPPGLEESCQDRPQPLPGSSQEAANPQDTPQPCSLSSSLVADYSGSESE, from the exons ATGGCTCACTCAACAGATACCATAACAGCCACCCTCTTCGGGAGCGGGCTCGGAAGCTGTCCCAGGGCATCCTCATCATCAG GTGTTCGttacaatgcagaaaagaagaaGGTTGGCAATTACTACACGACCCCGATCTACAG GTTCCGAATGAAATGCCACCTCTGCGTCAACTACATCGAGATGCAGACAGACCCCGCCAACTGCGACTACGTGATCGTGAGCGGCGCCCAGCGCAAGGAGGAGCGCTGGGACATGGCAGACAACGAGCAGGTGCTGACGACAG AGCACGAGAAGAAGCAGAAGCTGGAGACAGATGCCATGTTCCGACTGGAGCACGGTGAGGCCGACCGGAGCACGCTCAAGAAGGCCCTCCCCACCCTGAGCCACATCCAGGAGGCCCAGAGCGCCTGGAAGGACGACTTCGCCCTCAACAGCATGCTGCGGAAAAGGTTCCGG gaaaagaaaaaggccatgcaggaggaggaagagagggaccAGGCCCTGCAGGCCAAGGCAAGCCTGGACATCCCGCTGGTGCCGGAGACAGAGGATGACCGCAGGCTGGCCGCCCTGCTCAAGTTCCACACCCTAGACT catATGAGGACAAGCAGAAACTCAAGCGGACAGAGATCATCAGTCGCTCCTGGTTCCCCTCCAGCCCAGGACCTGGCGCCAGCAGCAGCAAAGCCAGCAGTGTCCTGAAGAAGCTGTCCCAGAACCGCAGATCTGCTCCCACTGGCTCCCCCATCACCGTGGGGCACCTGGGCATTGTGCGGCGGCGGTCCCGGGAGGTCCCAGAGAGCCCTCAGCACACAGCTGAGACCCCCAAGTCTGGGGAGCCACGGGTGCCGGAGGGGACCGCCCAGGACAGGCCCACATCCCCCAGAGACTGTTCTCAGGAGACAGCCAAGACGTGCAAGAACAGTAGGCCACCGGGGCTGGAGGAGAGCTGTCAGGAcaggccccagcccctgccaggcTCCTCCCAGGAGGCAGCCAACCCCCAGGACacaccc